One Brassica napus cultivar Da-Ae chromosome C2, Da-Ae, whole genome shotgun sequence DNA window includes the following coding sequences:
- the LOC106379414 gene encoding transcription factor MYB122-like, producing MVRTPCCRAEGLKKGAWTQEEDHKLIAYVQLHGEGGWRTLPDKAGLRRCGKSCRLRWANYLRPDIKRGEFSEEEQDSIIRLHAIHGNKWSAIARRLPGRTDNEIKNHWNTHIKKRLVKKGIDPLTHKSLNGKSSDHTETPPDKSSVHQDDDDQKSNKNNALGSLSARFLNRVANRFGKRINHSVLSDIINGSGAPFTSHTTPTTSASECEKSSSSFSTPNSSNLLINENMVLDATSLSSSTFSSDTSDPSVYDHIFDDLEDMTTFSSRFLNDVVSHDDVDFLMLDESCLENTSFMRELTRILQEDYV from the exons ATGGTACGGACACCGTGTTGCAGAGCGGAAGGGCTGAAGAAAGGAGCATGGACTCAAGAAGAAGACCATAAGCTCATCGCCTACGTCCAACTTCACGGTGAAGGAGGCTGGCGAACCCTTCCTGATAAAGCTG GTCTCAGAAGATGTGGCAAAAGCTGCAGACTGAGATGGGCCAATTACCTTAGACCTGACATTAAGCGTGGTGAGTTTAGCGAAGAGGAGCAAGATTCCATCATTAGACTCCATGCCATTCATGGCAACAA ATGGTCGGCGATAGCTCGTAGATTACCAGGAAGAACAGATAACGAGATCAAGAACCACTGGAACACTCACATCAAGAAACGTCTGGTCAAGAAAGGTATCGATCCGTTGACCCACAAATCACTTAATGGTAAATCATCTGACCATACCGAGACACCACCGGATAAAAGCAGCGTTCATcaggatgatgatgatcagaAGTCAAACAAGAATAATGCGTTAGGATCATTATCAGCTCGGTTCTTGAACAGAGTAGCAAACAGATTTGGTAAGAGAATCAACCACAGTGTTCTGTCTGATATTATTAATGGAAGTGGTgccccatttactagtcacacTACTCCTACTACAAGTGCTTCTGAATGTGAAAAGTCATCGAGTTCTTTCTCCACACCAAACTCTTCAAATCTCCTCATTAATGAAAACATGGTCCTCGATGCAACATCTTTGTCCTCGTCCACGTTCTCTAGCGACACCTCTGACCCCTCAGTATACGACCATATCTTCGATGACTTAGAAGATATGACCACATTTTCATCAAGATTTTTGAATGATGTTGTATCTCATGATGATGTAGATTTCTTGATGTTGGATGAATCTTGTTTGGAGAATACTTCGTTCATGAGGGAACTTACAAGGATTCTTCAAGAGGACTACGTTTAG